A genomic stretch from Bacillus sp. N1-1 includes:
- a CDS encoding ring-cleaving dioxygenase, translated as MTDGLLGIHHVTAITDNAMRNYKFFTEVLGMRLVKKTVNQDDIQTYHTFFADDVGSPGTDMTFFDFPNIPKGRPGTNSISRVGLRVPDDTALEYYLERFEEFDVKNEGIQELFGKKILPFEEADGQKYQLFSDENNEGIAPGKPWKNGPVPEEKAIYGLGPIEIKVSYYEDFKKMLTNVYGMKPIHEETNVTLFEVGEGGNGGQVILRNDETTSSLQGYGEVHHVSFRVKDHDTLKQWEAKYDEVGMRHSGNVNRFYFEALYTRIGDILVELSTDGPGFMGDEPYETLGESLSLPPFLEPNRKYIESQIRPFDTKRS; from the coding sequence ATTACAGACGGACTATTAGGGATTCACCACGTTACGGCAATAACGGATAATGCGATGAGAAACTATAAGTTTTTCACAGAGGTACTTGGAATGAGATTAGTTAAAAAAACGGTGAATCAGGATGATATTCAAACGTACCATACGTTTTTTGCGGATGATGTCGGTTCGCCGGGGACAGACATGACATTTTTTGACTTCCCAAACATCCCAAAAGGAAGACCGGGAACGAATTCGATTTCCAGAGTAGGTTTGAGAGTACCTGACGACACAGCGCTTGAATATTACCTTGAACGATTCGAAGAATTTGACGTGAAAAACGAAGGAATTCAGGAGCTTTTTGGTAAAAAGATACTTCCATTTGAAGAGGCCGACGGTCAGAAATACCAGCTTTTCTCTGATGAGAATAATGAAGGTATTGCGCCAGGAAAACCCTGGAAGAACGGACCAGTACCTGAAGAAAAAGCAATTTACGGGTTGGGACCTATTGAGATTAAAGTGAGCTATTACGAAGATTTCAAAAAAATGCTGACTAACGTTTATGGTATGAAACCAATTCATGAAGAAACGAATGTAACTCTATTTGAAGTAGGCGAAGGTGGAAACGGCGGCCAGGTAATTTTGAGAAATGATGAAACAACTTCAAGTCTTCAGGGATATGGAGAGGTCCATCACGTATCGTTCAGAGTGAAGGATCACGATACGCTGAAACAGTGGGAAGCCAAATACGATGAAGTAGGCATGAGGCATTCCGGTAATGTCAATCGTTTCTATTTCGAAGCGCTTTATACACGTATAGGTGATATTCTAGTTGAACTCTCAACTGACGGGCCAGGATTCATGGGAGATGAGCCATATGAAACGTTGGGCGAAAGTCTTTCTCTTCCACCATTTCTCGAGCCGAATCGTAAATATATTGAATCACAGATTCGTCCATTTGATACAAAGCGTTCTTAA
- a CDS encoding DUF2935 domain-containing protein: MSNSFVSRSLDEIQFWSRIMKEHALFLSLGFSYNDSKLIQEAQEFIDLFEQVEEELSTFSLNSDPQQIATFNMRVYQAATSIWAYKRKVLGLSLRCEVVSNNFPLLLDHTSREAAYFAKRLKELNEGKLQPTAAKIIKENVFFLRIMADHSKFIGHLLDPSERKLVNQAREFSHDFDQLVYQAVDLDSMRPQSETSPLLDHFLDENRVSVVSLRDFKKAAKELIEECKVKSIIHPLLADHVFREAERFLHIIDMFEASLSSKNH; this comes from the coding sequence ATGTCTAATTCATTTGTCTCACGTTCGTTAGATGAAATCCAGTTTTGGTCTAGGATAATGAAAGAACATGCATTATTTTTAAGTTTGGGATTTAGTTATAACGATTCGAAATTAATTCAAGAAGCACAAGAATTCATTGATCTTTTTGAACAGGTTGAAGAAGAATTAAGTACGTTTTCTCTAAATTCAGATCCTCAACAGATCGCAACGTTCAATATGCGAGTATATCAAGCAGCTACTTCCATTTGGGCTTATAAAAGAAAGGTCCTAGGGTTATCGTTGCGGTGCGAGGTTGTCTCTAACAATTTCCCACTGTTACTTGATCATACAAGCCGAGAGGCAGCTTATTTTGCAAAAAGATTAAAGGAACTGAATGAGGGGAAATTGCAACCTACAGCTGCAAAAATTATTAAAGAAAATGTGTTTTTTTTAAGAATAATGGCAGACCACTCGAAGTTCATTGGTCATTTACTAGACCCATCAGAAAGGAAATTGGTGAATCAAGCTCGAGAATTTAGTCATGATTTTGATCAACTGGTTTATCAAGCAGTTGATCTGGATTCAATGAGACCGCAATCGGAAACTTCACCTTTATTAGATCATTTCTTGGATGAAAATCGTGTGTCAGTAGTATCACTTAGGGATTTTAAGAAAGCAGCAAAAGAATTAATTGAAGAATGTAAGGTTAAGAGTATTATCCATCCTCTTCTAGCAGACCATGTATTCCGCGAAGCAGAAAGATTTCTTCATATTATAGATATGTTTGAGGCAAGCCTTTCCTCGAAAAATCACTAA
- a CDS encoding low temperature requirement protein A has translation MTEAFLWSEVFIILLAFLLIISMWWQYFDNLEKKIDKEAVTSGQIIIYGHLFILMSLSLFAAVIQMSYLYEVNSTFLLILTISTAFVYFLATTVVFHKYRIPEHRLQVRHLLLFLSILTFFLVFNLILPVSELILLTELLIFFVIYTVITIK, from the coding sequence ATGACGGAAGCGTTCCTATGGAGCGAAGTGTTTATTATTTTATTGGCATTTCTATTGATCATTTCGATGTGGTGGCAATATTTCGATAATCTCGAGAAGAAAATTGATAAAGAGGCTGTCACTTCCGGACAAATCATTATTTACGGCCACTTATTTATTTTGATGTCGTTGAGCCTATTTGCTGCTGTGATTCAGATGAGTTATCTGTATGAAGTAAACTCGACCTTCCTATTAATTTTGACAATTAGCACTGCCTTTGTCTATTTTCTGGCTACGACAGTGGTTTTCCATAAATACCGTATACCTGAGCATCGATTGCAGGTAAGGCATTTACTTTTATTTCTTTCTATTTTAACGTTTTTTCTAGTATTCAATCTCATACTTCCCGTTTCAGAGCTGATTTTATTGACTGAGCTGCTAATCTTTTTCGTTATTTATACTGTTATCACCATCAAATAG
- a CDS encoding amidohydrolase family protein produces the protein MKKFINACIYGVPESHELLVEHGQIKAIGNDLHNADEVIDLQGCLVLPPYVDPHLHLDYIFSGLGEGNANVTGTLFEGIQRWSDNKKSLTEEMVRKRALKGIQKELSHGVQFIRTHVDITDPNLTGMKALIKLREELKDIVTLQLVAFPQEGFFRYKGAERLMEEALKMGADVVGGIPHFEISYEHGVESLKRIVNMAIKYNVMIDIHCDENDDPTSRFLEVLNALVMEENYGPYTTASHTTSFGSVENSYANKMLGLFKESQISFISCPTENAHLQGRGDSYPKRRGLTRVKELLNNGNTVAFAQDSIADYWYPLGNGNMMNILDNGIHLAHYTHIDEITKALDLITYHGANLMRLNDEYGIEVGKPANFIVLDAKDPYEAIRERAEVLMSIRNGNYLFKREPRKNEVEIDFLKQ, from the coding sequence ATGAAAAAATTTATTAATGCCTGTATCTATGGGGTTCCAGAATCCCATGAACTTTTAGTAGAACACGGCCAGATCAAAGCAATAGGTAATGATTTACACAACGCAGATGAAGTGATTGATTTACAAGGTTGTTTGGTGCTGCCCCCTTATGTTGACCCTCATTTACACTTAGATTATATCTTTTCCGGTCTAGGAGAAGGAAATGCGAATGTTACAGGCACGTTATTTGAAGGTATACAGCGTTGGAGTGATAATAAAAAATCATTGACTGAAGAAATGGTACGTAAGCGTGCGCTTAAAGGAATTCAAAAAGAATTGAGTCATGGCGTTCAATTTATTCGAACACACGTGGATATTACGGACCCTAACTTAACCGGGATGAAAGCTTTAATCAAATTACGTGAAGAACTGAAAGATATCGTCACATTACAACTTGTCGCATTTCCTCAAGAAGGGTTCTTCCGATATAAAGGTGCAGAACGTTTAATGGAAGAAGCACTAAAAATGGGTGCTGACGTGGTAGGAGGTATCCCTCACTTTGAGATTTCTTATGAACATGGTGTTGAATCCTTGAAACGTATTGTGAACATGGCAATAAAATATAACGTAATGATTGATATTCATTGTGATGAAAACGATGATCCAACTAGTCGATTTTTAGAAGTGTTAAATGCGCTTGTTATGGAAGAAAACTATGGTCCATATACAACAGCAAGTCATACAACTAGCTTTGGTTCTGTAGAAAATAGTTATGCCAATAAGATGTTAGGTCTATTTAAAGAATCACAGATTAGCTTTATTTCTTGTCCAACTGAAAACGCACATTTACAAGGGCGTGGCGATAGTTATCCTAAACGTCGTGGCTTAACACGAGTGAAAGAGTTATTAAATAATGGAAATACTGTTGCGTTTGCGCAAGATTCTATTGCGGATTATTGGTATCCACTAGGCAACGGAAATATGATGAATATTTTAGACAACGGTATCCATTTAGCACATTATACACACATCGATGAAATCACTAAAGCGTTGGACCTGATTACATACCACGGTGCAAACCTTATGAGGTTAAATGATGAGTATGGCATTGAAGTGGGAAAACCGGCTAACTTTATCGTTTTAGATGCAAAAGATCCTTACGAAGCCATTCGTGAGCGAGCAGAAGTACTTATGTCAATTAGAAATGGTAACTATCTATTCAAACGTGAACCACGAAAAAATGAAGTAGAAATAGATTTCTTAAAACAATAA